A single Thermosynechococcus vestitus BP-1 DNA region contains:
- a CDS encoding phycobilisome rod-core linker polypeptide, with amino-acid sequence MTIPLLSYAPSSQNQRVAGYEVPNEETPWRYSLEDAVDQSDIDELIWAAYRQVFSEHVVLKSTRQPHLESQLANRAISVRDFIRGLAKSETFRRLVVETNSNYRLVEIALKRLLGRAPYNKQEELAWSIRIATDGWQKFVDTLVDSDEYTQNFGDNTVPYQRRRYKDRPFNLVTPRYSDYWRDKLENSRYKWGDIRNFLEMARSVKVTPVQFKPVSTANVQIPDTTRRDRPTVPASINPTASFPLR; translated from the coding sequence ATGACGATTCCCTTGCTGAGCTATGCCCCCAGTTCCCAAAATCAGCGGGTAGCGGGCTATGAAGTGCCCAATGAAGAAACCCCTTGGCGCTACTCCCTTGAGGATGCAGTGGATCAGTCGGATATTGATGAACTGATTTGGGCGGCCTATCGCCAAGTATTTAGTGAACACGTGGTCCTCAAGAGTACCCGCCAGCCCCATTTAGAATCACAATTGGCCAATCGCGCCATTTCGGTACGGGATTTTATTCGCGGCTTGGCCAAGTCAGAGACATTCCGCCGCTTGGTGGTGGAGACGAACTCCAACTATCGCTTGGTGGAAATTGCTCTGAAGCGGCTCCTTGGGCGCGCTCCCTACAACAAACAGGAAGAACTGGCGTGGTCTATTCGCATTGCCACCGATGGTTGGCAGAAATTTGTGGATACCCTTGTGGACAGTGATGAATACACACAAAACTTTGGCGATAACACCGTGCCCTATCAGCGTCGTCGCTACAAAGATCGCCCCTTTAATCTGGTTACTCCTCGCTATAGTGACTACTGGCGCGATAAGTTAGAGAACAGTCGCTACAAGTGGGGCGACATCCGCAACTTCCTGGAGATGGCACGATCGGTCAAGGTGACGCCCGTGCAATTCAAGCCGGTCTCCACGGCCAATGTGCAAATCCCCGATACCACGCGGCGCGATCGCCCGACTGTACCGGCCTCGATCAACCCAACGGCGAGCTTTCCGCTGCGCTAG
- a CDS encoding phycobilisome rod-core linker polypeptide — translation MDLPLLAYKPTTQNHRVASFGIADQNEDTPYIYRLEDAASYSEIREVIWACYRQVFSEHATLAFNRQITLESQLVNRVITVRDFIRGLAKSERFYNTVVAVNDNYRLVDVCLRRFLGRSAYNEEEKIAWSIKIGTLGFYGFVDALLDSEEYTNAFGDFTVPYQRKRMEGRPFNLVTPRYGFEYRDKVGTTKTDWRFTLEKFYDRKFQERRLPEGDPRKYRDLAAAIAPKTRYAQQLRAADIDYLAKVPRRR, via the coding sequence ATGGACTTACCTCTACTCGCCTACAAGCCCACGACTCAAAACCACCGCGTCGCTAGCTTTGGCATTGCCGATCAAAACGAAGATACCCCCTATATCTATCGTCTTGAGGATGCGGCCTCCTACTCGGAAATCCGTGAGGTGATCTGGGCCTGCTATCGGCAGGTGTTTAGTGAGCATGCCACCTTGGCTTTTAACCGTCAAATCACTTTGGAATCCCAATTAGTGAACCGAGTGATTACAGTGCGGGACTTTATTCGCGGTCTGGCCAAATCAGAGCGCTTCTACAATACGGTGGTGGCCGTAAACGACAACTACCGCTTGGTGGATGTTTGCCTGCGGCGGTTCTTGGGGCGCAGTGCCTACAACGAAGAGGAAAAAATTGCTTGGTCAATTAAAATCGGCACCCTTGGCTTCTATGGCTTTGTCGATGCCCTACTCGACAGTGAGGAATACACCAATGCCTTTGGTGACTTTACGGTGCCCTACCAGCGCAAGCGGATGGAGGGACGTCCCTTTAACCTTGTGACACCGCGCTATGGTTTTGAATATCGCGACAAGGTGGGCACCACCAAGACAGATTGGCGGTTTACGCTGGAGAAATTCTACGATCGCAAGTTCCAGGAGCGGCGGCTACCGGAGGGCGACCCCCGCAAATACCGCGATTTGGCAGCAGCGATCGCGCCCAAAACTCGCTATGCCCAACAGTTGCGTGCCGCTGATATTGACTACCTTGCTAAAGTGCCCCGCCGCCGTTAA
- a CDS encoding M23 family metallopeptidase: MGHHLLPWLVSAIVTATVVPASHQVTTPLTVSVSPDRPVLGDTLAIVINAAEEPAVEVAGKALPVFAIGPQQWRAFVATTPLQRPGQRSLVVRAGNQTRNLLLWVGDRAFPVQRIWLPAGKDSPGTDFEFDRVDAFKALVSPQRLWQGAFRRPNSGPITTPYGVRRYYNGVFAKDYFHRGLDYAGPKGSAVVAAQRGRVALVGRESQGFLIHGNTVGIDHGQGVLTIYLHLDQIRVQEGQMVEAGEVIGTVGNTGAATGPHLHWGLYVNGECVDPRSWLTQGWQ; the protein is encoded by the coding sequence ATGGGCCATCACCTTCTCCCGTGGCTGGTAAGTGCCATTGTCACTGCCACCGTTGTGCCCGCCAGTCATCAAGTGACGACTCCACTTACAGTCAGCGTCAGTCCGGATCGCCCCGTTTTAGGAGATACGCTGGCTATTGTGATCAACGCTGCCGAAGAACCTGCGGTCGAAGTCGCGGGCAAAGCCCTGCCGGTGTTCGCCATTGGCCCACAACAATGGCGTGCTTTTGTGGCAACAACACCGCTCCAGAGACCCGGCCAACGTTCCTTAGTGGTTCGGGCAGGCAATCAAACCCGCAATCTGCTCCTTTGGGTGGGCGATCGCGCCTTTCCTGTGCAACGCATTTGGCTACCAGCGGGCAAGGACTCCCCAGGAACAGATTTTGAATTTGATCGCGTGGATGCCTTTAAGGCACTGGTCAGCCCCCAACGCCTCTGGCAAGGTGCCTTTCGCCGCCCCAATAGCGGCCCTATAACCACCCCCTACGGTGTGCGGCGGTATTACAACGGCGTTTTTGCCAAGGACTATTTCCATCGCGGTTTGGACTATGCAGGCCCCAAGGGATCAGCGGTCGTGGCTGCTCAGCGGGGACGGGTTGCTCTTGTGGGGCGAGAATCTCAAGGGTTTTTGATCCATGGCAACACCGTCGGTATTGATCATGGGCAGGGGGTGCTGACGATTTACCTGCACCTTGATCAAATCCGTGTTCAAGAGGGACAAATGGTTGAGGCAGGGGAAGTCATTGGCACTGTTGGCAATACGGGTGCTGCCACAGGCCCCCATCTCCACTGGGGACTCTATGTCAATGGCGAATGCGTCGATCCGCGATCGTGGCTGACTCAGGGGTGGCAGTAG
- the psbZ gene encoding photosystem II reaction center protein PsbZ, protein MTILFQLALAALVILSFVMVIGVPVAYASPQDWDRSKQLIFLGSGLWIALVLVVGVLNFFVV, encoded by the coding sequence ATGACCATTTTGTTTCAACTGGCCTTGGCTGCCCTCGTCATCCTGTCTTTTGTGATGGTGATTGGTGTGCCCGTGGCCTATGCCTCTCCCCAGGATTGGGATCGCTCAAAGCAGTTAATTTTCCTCGGCTCCGGGCTATGGATTGCCCTAGTGCTGGTGGTGGGCGTTCTCAACTTTTTTGTGGTTTAG
- a CDS encoding TrmH family RNA methyltransferase, with protein sequence MITSRQNQLVRSIRKLHHRKYRQGHLLLEGTHLIQEALASGYHLSVVCYTSAWQAKQSPTFWQRLLHRSDRAVEVSEEVLAALCTTTTPDGVVAVADYTPLPTLPLQSLGLCLVTLQDPGNLGTIIRTAAAVGVEGLLLSADCVDMTHPKVLRASAGQWFRLPMQTVTDGLATLKTYQAQGWQIVVTRPTAPLIYWQADFCQPTLLVMGNEGQGLPPAYQDASFTALRIPQEPNVESLNVAIATAVLLYEVYRQRWRD encoded by the coding sequence ATCATTACCAGTCGCCAGAATCAATTGGTGCGCTCCATTCGTAAGCTGCACCACCGCAAATATCGCCAAGGGCACTTGCTTTTAGAGGGGACGCATTTGATCCAAGAGGCCCTGGCAAGTGGTTATCACTTATCTGTGGTTTGCTATACCAGCGCTTGGCAAGCAAAACAATCGCCAACATTTTGGCAGCGGCTTCTCCACAGGAGCGATCGCGCCGTTGAAGTTAGCGAAGAGGTCCTCGCTGCCCTTTGTACAACAACCACCCCCGATGGCGTCGTCGCCGTTGCCGACTATACCCCCCTGCCGACCTTGCCACTCCAGTCTTTGGGCCTGTGTTTAGTGACACTTCAGGATCCGGGCAATTTGGGAACGATTATTCGCACCGCTGCCGCAGTGGGGGTTGAGGGTCTATTGCTGAGTGCCGATTGCGTCGACATGACCCATCCAAAAGTGTTGCGCGCTAGTGCCGGTCAATGGTTTCGCCTACCCATGCAAACGGTTACCGATGGTTTGGCAACCCTCAAGACCTATCAAGCCCAAGGATGGCAAATTGTTGTTACACGACCGACTGCGCCACTGATTTACTGGCAAGCGGATTTTTGTCAACCCACTTTGCTGGTCATGGGAAATGAAGGCCAAGGATTACCCCCGGCCTACCAGGATGCCAGCTTTACTGCACTGCGGATTCCTCAGGAGCCAAATGTTGAATCCCTCAATGTGGCGATCGCCACGGCGGTACTCTTGTATGAAGTCTATCGCCAACGCTGGCGGGACTAA
- a CDS encoding type 1 glutamine amidotransferase has product MRLHYLQHVPFETPAHIAQWAIARGFDWQGSHLYAGEPLPALTEVDALIVMGGPMGVHDEALYRWLGAEKAFLRQAIANGLPILGICLGAQLLAEVLGATVTAAPMKEIGWFPIELTAAAQAHPWFQDWPSQLTVLHWHGDMFSLPPGAIPLAKSAACPQQGFLWGDRVVGFQFHLEVTPASLGELIHHCQHELVPDRYIQSATEIQAQAAQTALLAPYLERFLERWIQQ; this is encoded by the coding sequence ATGCGGCTCCACTACCTCCAACATGTGCCCTTTGAGACCCCCGCACATATTGCGCAGTGGGCAATTGCCCGTGGTTTTGATTGGCAAGGCAGTCATCTCTATGCGGGCGAGCCGCTACCCGCATTGACGGAGGTGGATGCTCTGATCGTCATGGGTGGCCCCATGGGGGTACACGATGAGGCGCTCTATCGGTGGTTAGGGGCTGAAAAAGCCTTTTTGCGGCAGGCGATCGCCAACGGGTTACCCATTTTAGGGATTTGCCTTGGTGCTCAACTGTTGGCAGAGGTTTTAGGGGCAACGGTTACCGCAGCCCCCATGAAGGAAATCGGCTGGTTTCCCATTGAACTCACAGCCGCCGCCCAAGCCCATCCTTGGTTTCAGGATTGGCCATCCCAACTGACGGTGCTCCATTGGCATGGGGATATGTTTAGCCTACCTCCAGGCGCGATTCCCCTTGCCAAAAGTGCCGCCTGTCCGCAGCAGGGATTCCTGTGGGGCGATCGCGTTGTTGGTTTTCAGTTTCACCTAGAAGTAACGCCTGCCAGTCTTGGGGAGTTGATTCACCACTGTCAGCACGAGCTGGTTCCCGATCGCTACATTCAATCGGCCACAGAAATTCAGGCTCAAGCGGCCCAAACAGCACTCTTGGCTCCCTATCTGGAACGTTTTCTTGAGCGCTGGATTCAGCAGTGA
- a CDS encoding CAAD domain-containing protein, translating into MNEFETSPTTETTHTEKPIFEPTPAPAPLAEVEPQSAPPKVGGLTDEQWQRARETLYWLLTVFPDQVSTFVGEYRQPLRTLLIMLATVPFVALAVAILEVVDAIPLLGPTCELVGFGYTCWFLYRYVLFESGRRELGQKVNEYKSRIFGNEGGRSS; encoded by the coding sequence ATGAATGAATTTGAGACATCCCCAACCACAGAAACCACCCATACAGAAAAGCCTATTTTTGAACCAACGCCAGCCCCAGCACCCCTAGCGGAAGTCGAGCCTCAGTCAGCACCGCCGAAGGTGGGCGGTCTCACGGATGAGCAGTGGCAACGGGCTCGCGAAACACTCTATTGGCTCCTCACCGTCTTCCCCGATCAGGTCAGCACCTTTGTTGGTGAGTATCGGCAGCCTCTGCGCACGCTGCTAATCATGCTCGCCACTGTTCCTTTTGTGGCACTAGCAGTTGCCATTTTGGAAGTGGTGGATGCCATTCCCCTACTGGGACCGACCTGTGAACTCGTGGGCTTTGGCTACACCTGTTGGTTTCTCTATCGCTATGTCCTCTTTGAATCGGGTCGCCGTGAATTGGGTCAAAAGGTGAACGAGTATAAATCCCGTATCTTTGGCAATGAAGGCGGTCGTTCTTCTTAA
- a CDS encoding circularly permuted type 2 ATP-grasp protein, whose product MQEFDSYDPGDFYDEWFLAKEQPRPFIEPLLQRVRSLPAGQLQQRQKTAQQVMFNIGATFTVYGAAEGTERIMPFDILPRVIPAQEWQALERGLKQRIVALNTFIADVYGDQKIIEDGVIPRELIESAKGYLRPCHDLKPPGGIWCHITGTDLVRDRDGTFYVLEDNLRCPSGISYVLENWRVMKSTFPLLFKELHIQPVDEYPSHLLETLLNLASPGLPDATVVVLTPGIYNSAYFEHSFLAQQMGVTLVEGRDLVVADGYLQMRTTKGLERVDVVYRRIDDDFIDPAVFRPDSLLGVRGLMEVYRQGRVAIANALGTGVADDKVIYAYVPQMIRYYLGEEPLLPNVPTYLCWEPQQLDHVLKNLDSLVVKSANESGGYGMLIGCQATAEQRAEFAERIKANPRNYIAQPTLSLSRVPTLLGDEIVGCHVDLRPYILYGKQIYVHPGGLTRVAMKRGSLVVNSSQGGGSKDTWVLNQ is encoded by the coding sequence ATGCAAGAATTTGACAGCTACGATCCGGGAGACTTTTACGACGAGTGGTTTCTGGCTAAGGAACAGCCACGACCCTTTATTGAACCCCTCCTACAACGGGTGCGATCGCTGCCAGCGGGACAGCTCCAACAGCGCCAAAAAACAGCCCAACAGGTCATGTTTAATATTGGCGCCACCTTCACCGTCTATGGTGCTGCTGAGGGCACCGAGCGGATCATGCCCTTTGATATTCTGCCGCGGGTCATTCCAGCCCAAGAGTGGCAAGCCCTTGAACGGGGTCTAAAGCAGCGAATTGTAGCACTCAATACATTTATTGCTGATGTCTATGGCGATCAAAAAATTATTGAGGATGGGGTCATTCCCCGGGAGTTGATTGAGTCAGCCAAGGGCTATTTGCGTCCCTGCCATGACCTGAAGCCCCCGGGGGGGATTTGGTGCCATATTACGGGTACCGATTTAGTGCGCGATCGCGATGGCACATTCTATGTCCTAGAGGATAACTTACGCTGTCCTTCGGGGATTTCCTATGTGCTGGAAAACTGGCGAGTGATGAAAAGCACGTTTCCCCTTCTTTTCAAAGAACTGCACATTCAACCTGTGGACGAGTACCCCAGCCATCTACTGGAAACCCTGTTGAACCTTGCGTCCCCCGGCCTACCGGATGCGACAGTGGTGGTACTGACGCCAGGAATCTACAACTCCGCTTATTTTGAGCATTCTTTCCTTGCGCAGCAAATGGGGGTAACGCTCGTGGAAGGGCGGGATCTGGTAGTCGCCGATGGTTACCTTCAAATGCGCACAACCAAGGGGCTTGAGCGGGTGGATGTGGTCTATCGCCGCATTGATGATGACTTTATTGATCCGGCGGTATTTCGTCCGGATTCGCTGCTAGGGGTCAGGGGGCTGATGGAGGTTTATCGCCAAGGGCGGGTCGCGATCGCCAATGCCCTCGGCACAGGGGTGGCCGATGACAAAGTAATTTATGCCTATGTGCCGCAAATGATTCGCTATTACCTCGGTGAGGAGCCCCTACTGCCCAATGTACCCACCTACCTGTGCTGGGAACCGCAACAGTTGGATCATGTGCTTAAGAACCTCGATTCCCTCGTGGTGAAATCTGCCAACGAGTCCGGCGGCTATGGCATGCTCATTGGTTGTCAAGCCACGGCTGAACAGCGGGCAGAATTTGCAGAACGCATCAAAGCCAATCCCCGCAACTACATTGCTCAGCCCACCCTGTCCCTGTCGCGCGTACCCACCCTTCTGGGGGATGAAATTGTTGGCTGCCATGTGGACTTACGCCCTTATATTCTGTACGGCAAGCAAATTTACGTCCATCCCGGTGGCCTGACGCGGGTGGCGATGAAGCGCGGCTCATTGGTGGTGAATTCATCCCAAGGGGGAGGGAGCAAGGATACTTGGGTGCTCAACCAGTAG
- the ffh gene encoding signal recognition particle protein, producing MFDALAERLESAWKTLRGQDKITENNIQEALREVRRALLEADVNLQVAKDFIENVRQRAIGAEVIAGVRPDQQFIKIVYDALVEVMGESHSPLAHVEPPPTIILMAGLQGTGKTTATAKLALHLRKEGRSTLLVATDVYRPAAIDQLMTLGKQIGVPVFEMGTEVSPVEIARQGVAKAKELGVDTVIIDTAGRLQIDAEMMAELAAIKEGVQPHETLLVVDAMTGQEAANLTRAFHEQVGITGAILTKLDGDTRGGAALSVRQVSGQPIKFIGVGEKVEALQPFYPDRLASRILGMGDVLTLVEKAQEEVDLADAEKMSRKILEAQFDFDDFLKQLRLLKNMGSLAGIIKLIPGMNKISTEQLQQGEQQLKRAEAMINSMTREERRNPELLASSPSRRERVAKGSGYQVADVTKLVSDFQRMRSLMQQMGQGGFPGMGMPGMNAMGRRGHPQTAKKPKKQKKRKGFGVL from the coding sequence ATGTTTGACGCCCTTGCCGAACGCCTTGAATCTGCTTGGAAAACCCTACGGGGTCAAGACAAAATTACGGAAAACAATATCCAAGAAGCTCTTAGGGAGGTGCGCCGCGCCCTATTAGAGGCCGATGTCAATCTACAGGTCGCCAAAGACTTTATTGAAAACGTCCGTCAGCGGGCGATCGGTGCCGAGGTCATTGCCGGGGTTCGCCCCGATCAGCAATTTATCAAAATTGTTTACGATGCCCTGGTGGAGGTCATGGGGGAATCCCACAGTCCCCTTGCTCACGTGGAACCACCGCCCACGATCATTCTCATGGCGGGTTTACAGGGAACGGGGAAAACGACCGCCACCGCAAAGTTAGCTCTGCACCTGCGCAAAGAAGGCCGCAGTACGCTCTTGGTGGCTACCGATGTCTATCGTCCCGCCGCCATTGACCAGTTGATGACCCTTGGCAAACAAATTGGTGTGCCCGTGTTTGAAATGGGTACAGAGGTTAGCCCTGTGGAAATTGCTCGCCAAGGGGTGGCCAAAGCCAAGGAACTCGGTGTGGATACCGTGATTATTGACACAGCGGGGCGCCTACAAATTGATGCCGAGATGATGGCAGAACTGGCGGCCATTAAGGAAGGGGTACAACCCCACGAAACCCTCTTGGTGGTGGATGCCATGACCGGGCAAGAGGCAGCCAACCTCACCCGTGCTTTCCATGAGCAGGTGGGGATTACGGGGGCCATTCTCACCAAGCTAGATGGCGATACCCGGGGCGGCGCAGCTCTCTCGGTGCGTCAGGTCTCTGGACAGCCGATTAAGTTTATTGGCGTGGGTGAAAAAGTCGAAGCTCTCCAGCCGTTCTATCCCGATCGCTTGGCTTCCCGCATCTTGGGGATGGGGGATGTCCTCACCCTTGTGGAAAAAGCCCAAGAGGAAGTGGACTTGGCTGACGCCGAAAAAATGTCCCGCAAAATCCTTGAAGCCCAGTTTGACTTTGATGACTTCCTCAAGCAACTGCGCCTGCTAAAAAATATGGGTTCCCTTGCGGGAATTATCAAGCTCATCCCCGGCATGAATAAAATTTCAACGGAGCAACTCCAGCAGGGGGAACAGCAACTCAAACGGGCAGAAGCAATGATTAACTCCATGACCCGCGAAGAGCGCCGCAATCCTGAACTTCTTGCCAGTTCCCCCAGTCGCCGTGAGCGGGTGGCCAAAGGTTCCGGTTATCAAGTGGCCGATGTGACAAAGTTGGTCAGCGATTTCCAACGGATGCGATCGCTGATGCAGCAGATGGGTCAAGGGGGCTTTCCGGGAATGGGTATGCCGGGTATGAACGCCATGGGTCGGCGGGGACATCCTCAGACTGCCAAAAAGCCCAAGAAGCAAAAGAAACGCAAAGGCTTTGGCGTTCTCTAA
- a CDS encoding glycoside hydrolase family 57 protein produces MAIGYLALVLHAHLPFVRHPESDYVLEEEWLFEAITETYVPLIQMFEGLKRDGVDFKITMSMTPPLISMLRDPLLQERYDQHLAKLEELAELEVEHNTYNGHIRYLAEHYAQEFNRVRQTWENYDRDLVKAFKQFQDTNNLEIITCGATHGYLPLMKMYPQAVWAQLQVACEHYEQTFGRPPKGIWLPECAYYEGLERMLADAGLRYFITDGHGILYARPRPRFGTYAPVFTETGVAAFGRDHESSQQVWSSEVGYPGAPEYREFYKDLGWEADYEYIKPYIMPNGQRKNTGIKYHKITGRGLGLGDKQLYDPYWAREKAAEHAANFMFNRENQIRYLHHLMQRPPIVVSPYDAELYGHWWYEGPWFLDFLFRKVWFDQDTFAMTHLADYLRAHPTQQVCRPSQSSWGYKGFHEYWLNDTNAWIYPHLHKAAERMIELAKGEPWDELSWRALNQAARELLLAQSSDWAFIMRTGTMVPYAVRRTRSHLMRFHKLYDDIKSQKIDAGWLEKVEAIDNIFPHINYRVYRPL; encoded by the coding sequence ATGGCAATTGGTTATTTAGCCCTGGTTTTGCATGCTCACCTCCCCTTCGTTCGCCACCCCGAGAGTGACTACGTTTTAGAAGAAGAGTGGCTCTTTGAGGCGATTACCGAAACCTATGTGCCCCTCATCCAAATGTTTGAGGGGCTAAAGCGTGACGGCGTCGACTTCAAAATCACCATGAGTATGACGCCGCCATTAATTTCAATGCTGCGGGATCCGCTGTTGCAGGAACGCTACGATCAGCACTTGGCAAAACTAGAGGAACTGGCGGAACTAGAGGTAGAGCACAATACCTACAATGGCCATATCCGCTATCTAGCCGAGCACTACGCCCAAGAATTCAACCGCGTCCGGCAGACATGGGAAAACTACGATCGCGACCTCGTCAAGGCCTTTAAGCAGTTTCAAGACACCAATAACCTGGAAATCATTACCTGTGGTGCCACCCACGGCTACCTGCCCCTCATGAAAATGTATCCCCAAGCGGTGTGGGCACAACTACAGGTGGCCTGTGAGCACTATGAGCAAACCTTTGGGCGTCCACCCAAGGGCATCTGGCTGCCAGAGTGCGCCTACTACGAAGGCCTAGAGCGAATGCTAGCCGATGCGGGTTTGCGCTATTTCATTACCGATGGCCACGGTATTCTCTATGCTCGTCCCCGCCCTCGCTTTGGCACCTATGCGCCCGTTTTTACCGAAACTGGGGTGGCTGCCTTTGGCCGTGATCACGAATCCTCCCAGCAGGTGTGGTCATCGGAAGTGGGCTATCCCGGGGCACCGGAATACCGTGAGTTTTACAAGGACTTGGGTTGGGAAGCGGACTACGAATACATCAAGCCCTATATCATGCCCAATGGCCAACGCAAAAATACCGGAATTAAGTACCACAAAATTACGGGGCGTGGCCTTGGTCTAGGGGATAAGCAACTCTATGACCCCTACTGGGCACGGGAAAAAGCTGCCGAACACGCTGCCAATTTCATGTTTAACCGCGAAAACCAAATTCGCTACCTCCACCACCTGATGCAGCGTCCGCCGATTGTCGTCTCTCCCTACGATGCTGAACTCTATGGCCACTGGTGGTATGAAGGGCCTTGGTTCCTTGACTTTCTCTTCCGCAAGGTCTGGTTTGACCAAGACACCTTTGCCATGACCCACTTGGCAGACTATCTGCGCGCCCATCCCACCCAGCAGGTGTGCCGTCCTTCCCAGTCCAGTTGGGGGTACAAGGGCTTTCATGAATATTGGCTGAATGACACCAATGCTTGGATTTACCCTCACCTCCATAAGGCTGCTGAACGGATGATCGAACTGGCCAAGGGGGAGCCGTGGGATGAGCTGAGTTGGCGCGCCCTCAACCAAGCGGCACGGGAATTGCTCCTTGCCCAATCCTCAGACTGGGCCTTTATTATGCGGACGGGAACAATGGTGCCCTATGCGGTTCGCCGCACCCGTAGCCACCTGATGCGCTTCCACAAGCTCTACGATGACATCAAGTCACAAAAAATTGATGCCGGCTGGCTGGAAAAGGTGGAAGCCATTGACAATATCTTCCCCCACATTAACTATCGGGTCTATCGCCCCCTGTAG
- a CDS encoding cobalamin-binding protein: MRLVSLLPSATEIIAALGLLPFLVGRSHECDYPPEVKALPVCTRARLNAQQSSLAIDRVVQELLRAALGIYDLELATLQALKPTHIITQDQCDVCAVTLPDVQRAIADLLEPPPQLISLQPHCLEDIWEDIRRVGLTLGVAPDPLLTVLKERMRACQRRVSDRPRRQVVAIEWIDPPMASGNWIPELIALAGGENMLGTAGKHSPYIEWSTLLAIDPEVILVMPCGFDLERTRQELDQALQTYPQWQQLRALQTGQLYILDGNAYFNRPGPRLVDSLEILVEILHPCPEPKFHGVGWRPYVGPSMAKMSDEG, from the coding sequence ATGCGCCTTGTTTCACTCCTGCCCAGTGCCACAGAAATAATTGCTGCCCTAGGATTGCTGCCCTTTCTTGTGGGTCGCAGCCATGAGTGTGACTATCCGCCCGAAGTCAAGGCATTGCCTGTCTGTACCCGGGCTAGGTTAAATGCCCAACAGTCGAGTTTAGCCATTGATCGAGTGGTTCAGGAGCTGTTGCGAGCGGCCTTGGGCATCTATGACTTAGAACTGGCGACTCTGCAAGCGCTAAAACCCACCCACATTATTACCCAAGATCAATGCGATGTGTGTGCGGTTACCTTGCCAGATGTCCAGCGGGCGATCGCCGACCTTCTGGAGCCGCCACCGCAGTTAATTTCTCTCCAACCCCATTGCCTTGAGGATATCTGGGAAGATATCCGACGGGTGGGTCTGACCCTTGGGGTTGCTCCAGACCCCCTGCTGACTGTCCTCAAAGAGAGGATGCGCGCCTGTCAACGCCGGGTGAGCGATCGCCCCCGCCGCCAGGTGGTAGCCATTGAATGGATTGATCCCCCCATGGCCAGTGGCAACTGGATCCCAGAATTAATTGCACTGGCGGGCGGTGAAAATATGCTGGGTACCGCCGGAAAGCATTCCCCCTACATTGAGTGGTCAACCCTGCTGGCGATCGACCCCGAAGTGATCCTTGTCATGCCCTGTGGTTTTGACCTGGAACGCACCCGGCAAGAGCTTGACCAAGCATTGCAAACCTACCCCCAGTGGCAGCAATTGCGTGCCCTGCAAACCGGTCAATTGTACATTCTAGATGGCAATGCCTATTTCAACCGTCCGGGTCCTCGCCTAGTGGATTCCCTAGAAATTCTGGTTGAGATTCTCCACCCCTGTCCAGAACCGAAATTCCACGGCGTGGGTTGGCGGCCCTACGTCGGACCCTCCATGGCAAAAATGTCAGACGAAGGATAA